From Proteiniborus sp. MB09-C3, the proteins below share one genomic window:
- a CDS encoding S-layer homology domain-containing protein, whose product MKKVLSLVLVLTLVLGSFSFAFAAPSDVVGTEYEEAVERLGQLGVLEGYTDGTFKPNNTITRAEFAAVVVRVKGLEAAAQAAKGATAFSDVPAGNWAAGYINIASKMGFVKGMGDGTFAPSAPVTYEQAVTMVIRALGYDPAAEARGGYPYGYLIVANENGLLDAVKGTQGLPAPRGLVAQLVDNALEIPLMVQVGFGTQTKWVVSGTEDTKEVYLLDDLGFDKVARERVVSINSDKNEIRFEKYGKAKVAEGFDFEEVYGLRLNAWLDGKGKVVIYTKADTPKYEATKGGEKITIVSENKKYAVADKATLLLNDKEVEASKFTADYARIVFNSDDEIVWARGYTWDDTFVVKETEKEVAYSFDKDKLELKNYTIVKEGKDLGIEGLEEGDVLFFNKTAKFAVVHNDSKVGEIEKVYTESFKFDGDDYDYNAGNYDVKFVDEDVVGIVDKDVAAAMKDEGEVEVFFDFAGTIVVIKGERGETKTNYFFGMLTANSQVEGTSASRQYYTFDLLNNEGKIKKYDVSTSYVTKYGASWAADMVKGRVVKVTVDEDGDFVKAEALKNPVTLGSNDTIKVEATHAKGYQIQDSTVVFITDGRGSGTVVSDYDVVKWTDAAKKFSVIKAGEIYSTSRGRVDVIIADSADIHEEYHLGLVTDVKKVRSSDDIWEVTIMIAGEEKVYETVKGITGVSSTLLEGRIVEITLTDAGKISYVEVEPYKEAGKKVVRVSTSSNELTVADAVYSDLTYELIPEAVVYDATGSSVKKINLRDLSKNDTVNVFMMDDETDTFVKYVVRTALAGTTPDTPKGQATVRTAFAIDSSNDKNIYLTVGNNLKVYTVLKTALIEDADGNVMTTGNIAKDKVINFVLVEGTDNIAYIQVLN is encoded by the coding sequence ATGAAGAAAGTTTTATCATTAGTACTAGTACTTACATTAGTACTTGGTAGCTTTAGTTTCGCTTTCGCAGCTCCAAGCGACGTAGTTGGTACAGAATACGAAGAAGCTGTTGAAAGACTAGGCCAACTAGGTGTACTAGAAGGCTACACAGATGGCACATTTAAACCAAATAACACTATAACAAGAGCAGAATTTGCTGCTGTAGTAGTTAGAGTAAAAGGCTTAGAAGCTGCTGCTCAAGCTGCAAAGGGAGCTACTGCATTTTCAGACGTTCCAGCAGGAAACTGGGCAGCAGGATATATTAACATAGCTTCTAAGATGGGCTTTGTTAAAGGTATGGGAGACGGAACATTTGCTCCATCAGCTCCTGTTACTTATGAGCAAGCTGTAACTATGGTTATAAGAGCACTTGGCTATGATCCAGCAGCAGAAGCTAGAGGGGGATATCCATACGGATACCTAATCGTTGCTAACGAAAATGGTCTACTTGATGCAGTTAAAGGAACTCAAGGACTTCCAGCTCCTAGAGGACTAGTAGCTCAATTAGTTGACAATGCATTAGAAATTCCTCTAATGGTTCAAGTTGGATTTGGTACACAAACTAAATGGGTTGTATCAGGAACAGAAGATACTAAAGAAGTATATTTACTTGATGATCTTGGATTTGACAAAGTTGCAAGAGAAAGAGTAGTTTCAATTAACAGTGATAAAAATGAAATCAGATTCGAAAAATATGGAAAAGCAAAAGTTGCAGAAGGATTTGATTTTGAAGAAGTTTATGGATTAAGACTTAATGCTTGGTTAGATGGAAAAGGCAAAGTAGTTATCTATACAAAAGCAGATACTCCTAAATACGAAGCAACTAAAGGTGGAGAAAAAATTACTATAGTTAGCGAAAATAAAAAATATGCAGTTGCTGATAAAGCTACTTTATTGTTAAATGATAAAGAAGTAGAAGCTAGCAAATTTACTGCTGACTATGCAAGAATAGTTTTCAACTCAGATGATGAAATTGTATGGGCAAGAGGATATACTTGGGATGATACTTTTGTAGTTAAAGAAACTGAAAAAGAAGTTGCTTATAGTTTCGATAAAGATAAATTAGAATTAAAGAACTATACAATAGTTAAAGAAGGCAAAGATTTAGGTATTGAAGGTTTAGAAGAAGGCGATGTACTATTCTTCAATAAAACTGCTAAATTTGCTGTAGTTCATAACGATAGCAAAGTTGGAGAAATTGAAAAAGTTTATACAGAATCCTTTAAGTTTGATGGAGACGACTACGACTACAATGCTGGAAATTATGATGTGAAGTTTGTTGATGAAGACGTTGTAGGTATAGTTGACAAAGATGTTGCAGCTGCAATGAAAGACGAAGGTGAAGTTGAAGTATTCTTTGACTTTGCAGGAACAATCGTAGTTATCAAAGGCGAAAGAGGAGAAACTAAGACAAATTACTTCTTTGGAATGCTAACTGCTAATTCACAAGTTGAAGGTACTTCAGCATCAAGACAATATTATACATTTGACTTATTAAATAATGAAGGTAAGATTAAAAAATATGATGTTTCAACAAGTTATGTAACAAAATACGGTGCTTCTTGGGCTGCAGATATGGTTAAAGGCAGAGTAGTTAAAGTGACAGTTGATGAAGATGGAGATTTTGTAAAAGCTGAAGCACTAAAAAATCCTGTTACATTAGGTTCAAATGATACTATAAAAGTAGAAGCTACTCATGCTAAAGGATACCAAATACAAGACAGTACAGTTGTATTCATAACAGATGGTAGAGGCTCAGGAACTGTAGTTTCTGACTATGATGTAGTAAAATGGACAGATGCTGCTAAGAAATTCAGCGTTATAAAAGCTGGAGAGATATATTCTACATCTAGAGGAAGAGTAGACGTAATAATTGCAGATTCAGCTGATATACATGAAGAGTACCATCTTGGATTAGTAACAGATGTTAAGAAAGTTAGATCATCTGATGATATCTGGGAAGTTACAATTATGATAGCTGGAGAAGAAAAAGTATACGAAACAGTTAAAGGTATAACTGGAGTAAGTAGTACATTATTAGAAGGTAGAATAGTAGAAATCACTTTAACAGATGCTGGAAAGATAAGCTATGTTGAAGTAGAGCCATACAAAGAAGCAGGTAAAAAAGTTGTAAGAGTAAGCACATCATCAAATGAATTAACAGTTGCTGATGCTGTTTATAGCGACTTAACATATGAGTTGATACCAGAAGCAGTTGTTTATGATGCAACAGGCTCTTCAGTTAAGAAAATTAACTTAAGAGACTTAAGTAAAAATGATACAGTAAACGTGTTTATGATGGATGATGAAACAGATACTTTTGTTAAATATGTAGTAAGAACTGCATTAGCTGGAACTACTCCAGATACTCCAAAAGGTCAAGCAACAGTTAGAACTGCGTTTGCGATAGATAGCAGCAACGATAAAAATATTTATCTAACTGTAGGAAACAATTTAAAAGTTTATACTGTATTAAAAACAGCTCTAATAGAAGATGCTGATGGCAATGTTATGACGACAGGAAATATTGCTAAAGATAAAGTAATTAATTTTGTATTAGTAGAAGGAACAGACAACATAGCATATATTCAAGTTCTTAACTAA
- a CDS encoding copper amine oxidase N-terminal domain-containing protein: MKSTSRKRMAVITTALILSLFLTSIAFADNGFKDLKAWFGDIKIFSNNQQVQLEVKPFIIDGTTYVPLRALSNIFNKNINWDGTNLRIDITDKPDPNIAYLSQQIMQKQTKINELETKVAQLEAELATTKKGSKYTLGELEDYLNKEYGKYEKVAFDIELYGDKDDIEVEIYVDLDDYYSKWNALSDTKIEKFIQYIIDDVKKEFKNADITGYIEDSSNDKKLVKFYLSTKGKLVTELKNSKYVTDLSDLEDYLNRNYDEYGGVYFKITLYGDEDDIEVYVTATNRNYLDDLYTYEIEDYLEDLYSEISYEFPDAYIDGYIEDNYTKYYFKFDSRGNITLR; the protein is encoded by the coding sequence ATGAAATCTACATCAAGAAAAAGGATGGCAGTAATCACTACTGCTTTGATACTAAGCTTATTTTTGACCTCAATAGCATTTGCCGATAACGGTTTTAAAGACTTAAAAGCATGGTTTGGTGACATTAAGATTTTTTCTAACAATCAGCAGGTACAATTAGAAGTAAAGCCCTTTATAATTGACGGAACTACATACGTACCTTTAAGGGCATTAAGCAATATTTTTAATAAAAATATTAACTGGGATGGAACAAATTTAAGAATTGATATCACCGATAAACCTGATCCAAACATAGCGTATCTAAGTCAGCAAATAATGCAAAAACAAACGAAAATAAATGAATTAGAGACAAAGGTTGCACAGCTTGAAGCTGAATTAGCTACAACAAAAAAAGGTTCTAAGTATACTTTAGGTGAATTAGAGGACTATCTTAATAAAGAATACGGAAAATATGAGAAGGTTGCATTTGACATAGAATTATATGGAGATAAAGATGATATTGAGGTAGAGATTTATGTAGACCTTGATGATTATTATTCTAAATGGAATGCATTGAGTGATACTAAGATTGAGAAGTTTATTCAGTACATAATAGATGATGTTAAAAAAGAATTTAAAAATGCTGATATAACTGGTTATATAGAAGATAGTTCAAATGATAAAAAATTAGTAAAATTTTATTTGAGTACAAAGGGAAAACTAGTGACAGAACTTAAAAATAGTAAATATGTAACAGATCTGAGCGATTTGGAAGATTATCTAAATAGAAATTATGACGAGTATGGGGGAGTATATTTCAAAATCACGTTATATGGCGATGAAGATGATATTGAGGTATATGTTACTGCTACAAACAGAAATTATTTAGATGACCTATATACATATGAGATAGAAGATTATTTAGAGGATCTTTATTCAGAAATAAGTTATGAATTCCCAGATGCTTATATTGATGGTTATATCGAAGATAATTATACAAAATACTATTTTAAATTTGATTCACGAGGGAATATAACTCTAAGGTAA
- a CDS encoding S41 family peptidase has protein sequence MNVKNILKKGILFILVFTLIISVPSTFAFSQEATAQQQQETDIQQELEFLGKLLKLIKANYAYEVTEQQLIEGAMKGLFYNLDDYSNYYTEEEFNELNEIVTGDFGGIGLHVTEKNGNVTVVTPIKDTPGFKAGIKPDDTIVSVDNIDIRGFTTKKAADLMRGEPGTKVKLGIVREGEPKVLYFDIVRELIINNPIEYEILKDNIGYIKITEFNNHTLENVLKAMGHFNINKVDKIVFDVRNNPGGSLSEVVNVLRFLVPRGPIVHVKYSDGEIQTHYSYNDEVNFKLAVLVNKGSASASEIFAGTIKDTGVGTIIGTTTFGKGTVQSIIPLVNGGGIKLTVAEYLTANKNPVNKVGIKPDIEVENKTEEDLQLKKAIEVLKKK, from the coding sequence ATGAACGTAAAAAACATCCTCAAAAAAGGGATACTCTTTATACTAGTATTTACACTTATTATATCAGTACCTAGTACATTTGCCTTCAGCCAAGAAGCAACAGCACAGCAGCAACAGGAAACAGACATCCAACAAGAGTTGGAGTTTTTAGGCAAACTATTAAAGCTTATAAAAGCTAACTATGCATACGAAGTAACAGAACAACAGCTCATAGAAGGAGCTATGAAGGGGTTATTCTATAATTTAGATGATTACAGCAACTATTATACTGAAGAAGAATTCAATGAGCTTAATGAAATAGTCACAGGAGATTTTGGAGGCATAGGCCTTCACGTAACAGAAAAAAACGGAAATGTAACAGTAGTGACACCTATTAAAGACACTCCAGGCTTTAAAGCAGGAATAAAACCAGATGATACTATAGTATCTGTAGATAATATAGATATTAGAGGCTTTACAACAAAAAAAGCAGCAGATTTAATGCGAGGCGAACCAGGCACAAAGGTTAAACTAGGTATCGTAAGAGAAGGAGAGCCAAAAGTTCTGTATTTTGATATAGTTAGAGAACTAATAATCAATAATCCTATAGAATATGAAATACTTAAAGATAATATAGGCTACATAAAGATAACAGAATTTAATAATCACACATTAGAAAACGTACTTAAAGCAATGGGGCACTTTAATATAAACAAAGTAGATAAGATAGTGTTTGATGTACGCAACAATCCAGGAGGAAGTTTAAGTGAAGTAGTTAATGTACTTAGATTTCTTGTACCGAGAGGACCTATAGTTCATGTTAAATATTCAGATGGAGAAATACAAACACATTACTCATATAATGACGAGGTAAACTTCAAGCTTGCAGTACTAGTCAATAAGGGCAGTGCTAGTGCATCAGAGATATTTGCAGGAACTATCAAGGATACAGGGGTAGGCACTATAATAGGCACGACTACCTTTGGAAAGGGGACAGTACAGTCAATTATACCTTTAGTAAATGGTGGGGGAATCAAACTAACCGTAGCAGAATACCTAACAGCAAATAAAAACCCAGTGAATAAAGTAGGTATAAAACCAGACATTGAAGTGGAGAATAAAACAGAAGAAGACCTACAGCTAAAGAAAGCAATAGAAGTGTTAAAAAAGAAATGA
- a CDS encoding CTP synthase yields MSTKYIFVTGGVVSSLGKGITAAALGQLLKARGVKVSIQKFDPYINVDPGTMSPYQHGEVFVTDDGAETDLDLGHYERFIDINLSKYSNVTTGKIYWSVLNKERKGEYLGRTVQVIPHITNEIKERVFRVSKDKDVDVVITEIGGTVGDIESLPFLEAIRQIKYDIGKENVMYIHVTLVPYLSKAGELKTKPTQHSVKELMSIGIRPDVLVCRTEYPISQEMKDKIALFCDMDSEHVIQNMDAETLYEVPMLLEEEGLPNLVIDHLGLECNEPDLKEWTDMLQKVKNPKGKVNIALVGKYVELKDAYLSVAEALRHAGIANEVDINIEWVQSEDMDEDSCVKFLKTADGILVPGGFGDRGVEGKICAIKFARENKIPFLGICLGMQMSVVEFARNVAGLKDAHSSELKEDTPYPVIDLMPEQRDIDSLGGTMRLGLYPCKLMEGTKAMEAYNDELIYERHRHRYEFNNEFRDKLQDQGLIISGVSPDERLVEIVELKDHPWFVAVQFHPEFKSRPTRSHPLFREFIKAAKAGIDSTRA; encoded by the coding sequence ATGTCCACCAAGTACATTTTCGTAACAGGAGGAGTAGTTTCCTCATTAGGAAAAGGAATCACAGCAGCAGCATTAGGACAATTATTAAAAGCAAGAGGAGTAAAAGTAAGCATCCAGAAATTTGACCCATATATAAATGTAGACCCGGGTACCATGAGTCCCTATCAGCACGGAGAAGTTTTTGTAACAGACGATGGAGCTGAGACTGACCTAGACCTAGGACATTATGAAAGATTCATAGACATTAACTTAAGCAAATACTCAAACGTAACCACAGGAAAGATATACTGGTCTGTACTCAATAAAGAAAGAAAAGGTGAATATCTAGGGAGGACAGTACAAGTCATACCTCACATAACAAACGAAATAAAGGAAAGAGTATTCAGAGTATCAAAAGACAAAGACGTAGATGTAGTCATTACGGAAATTGGAGGAACAGTAGGAGACATAGAGAGTCTTCCATTCCTTGAAGCCATTAGACAGATTAAATATGACATAGGAAAAGAAAATGTCATGTATATTCACGTTACATTAGTACCATACTTATCAAAGGCAGGAGAATTAAAGACAAAGCCAACCCAGCATAGCGTAAAAGAGCTTATGAGTATAGGTATCCGCCCAGATGTATTGGTTTGTAGAACAGAATATCCTATATCACAAGAAATGAAGGATAAAATAGCTTTATTCTGCGATATGGATTCAGAGCATGTAATACAAAATATGGACGCAGAAACACTTTATGAAGTACCTATGCTATTAGAAGAAGAAGGACTGCCAAACCTAGTCATTGATCATCTAGGATTGGAATGCAATGAGCCAGACTTAAAAGAATGGACAGACATGCTTCAAAAGGTTAAAAATCCAAAAGGAAAAGTAAACATAGCTTTAGTAGGTAAATATGTAGAGTTAAAGGATGCTTACCTATCAGTAGCTGAGGCCCTTAGACATGCAGGCATAGCTAATGAAGTAGATATAAACATAGAGTGGGTTCAATCAGAAGACATGGATGAAGACAGCTGTGTTAAATTTCTCAAAACAGCAGATGGTATATTAGTCCCAGGTGGATTTGGAGACAGAGGAGTAGAAGGAAAGATTTGTGCTATAAAATTTGCTAGAGAAAACAAGATACCATTCCTCGGAATATGCTTGGGTATGCAAATGTCAGTAGTAGAATTTGCAAGAAATGTAGCAGGATTAAAAGATGCACACAGCTCAGAACTAAAGGAGGATACCCCTTACCCAGTTATAGACCTTATGCCAGAGCAAAGAGACATAGACAGCTTAGGCGGTACTATGAGACTAGGCTTGTATCCATGTAAGCTCATGGAAGGCACAAAGGCAATGGAAGCATACAATGATGAGCTTATATATGAAAGACATAGACACAGATACGAGTTTAATAATGAGTTTAGAGATAAGCTACAGGACCAAGGACTCATTATAAGTGGAGTATCACCAGATGAAAGACTGGTAGAAATAGTAGAGCTTAAAGACCATCCTTGGTTTGTAGCAGTGCAATTTCATCCAGAGTTTAAGTCAAGACCTACTAGAAGTCATCCACTATTCAGAGAATTCATAAAAGCAGCAAAGGCAGGTATAGACAGCACTAGAGCCTAG
- a CDS encoding S-layer homology domain-containing protein: MKKNIALILIIALFLSSIIAFADIELNFKGHWAESIVDKQIIQDHFKYLLKEGMKVSDLNNAIDKKYFLLSLYTILNEHQKESIDKTSEKTNIENAARYLKNKQILEKNGSIEGKLTRKEAAKYIIKTLELSREIQLADTGFMPFKDILGLNDEYKKYVAKASMIGIIKGYGDSTFRPEEDVTAIESIIFLQRLKGEIEEMNKNIPFKIVEEKWSGTGTNNQVTAKQSGGKAIVTVTKEFPTSGYNLTVKRVEKYAYGKYKIHVDVKAPAPNSILLQVITYKSITIEIDRKLLDSGNYTFEMTGGSTDVKTK; this comes from the coding sequence ATGAAAAAAAACATTGCACTTATTTTAATCATAGCCCTCTTCCTAAGCTCCATAATAGCATTTGCAGATATAGAATTAAATTTCAAGGGGCACTGGGCAGAGAGCATCGTAGACAAACAAATTATACAAGATCATTTTAAGTATTTATTGAAAGAAGGCATGAAGGTATCGGACTTGAACAATGCTATAGATAAAAAATACTTTTTGCTATCACTTTATACAATACTAAATGAGCACCAAAAAGAAAGCATAGACAAGACCTCTGAAAAGACTAATATTGAAAACGCAGCAAGATACCTTAAAAATAAACAAATACTTGAGAAAAATGGTAGCATAGAAGGAAAGCTTACCAGAAAAGAAGCAGCAAAATATATTATAAAAACCTTAGAGCTTTCAAGAGAGATACAGCTAGCAGATACAGGCTTTATGCCCTTTAAAGATATTCTAGGTCTAAATGATGAATATAAAAAGTATGTTGCTAAAGCTAGTATGATAGGTATAATCAAAGGCTATGGGGACAGTACCTTCAGACCAGAAGAAGATGTAACTGCCATAGAAAGTATAATCTTTTTGCAAAGGTTGAAAGGTGAGATAGAAGAAATGAATAAAAATATACCTTTTAAAATAGTAGAAGAAAAATGGTCTGGAACTGGGACAAACAACCAAGTGACTGCAAAGCAAAGTGGCGGCAAGGCCATAGTTACAGTTACAAAAGAATTTCCAACGTCAGGATATAATCTAACAGTAAAGAGAGTTGAAAAATATGCTTATGGTAAATACAAGATTCATGTAGACGTTAAAGCGCCTGCACCAAATTCCATATTACTTCAAGTTATAACCTACAAGAGTATTACCATAGAAATAGATAGAAAGCTATTAGATAGTGGAAATTACACGTTTGAAATGACAGGTGGAAGTACGGATGTTAAAACAAAATGA
- a CDS encoding TolC family protein yields MKRLLSLALVAVMLFSMSIITYAEDDAVKEFDPNKEIELNLKQATEYALKNSKDMKIQDLEMKRAELKYDQDRKILRDYNGASGEEQDFINSEILPKEYFDLGILDRQTKLSKQISIWNKEIKENEIKYNVEKAYFDLLQSEKDMEIAKEGLELANRQYEQSKKMYELGTISHQQLLSVELAVSQAQSGFDMATMGYELQKMSFNNTLGLSLVQKIKLTDKIEYKKHDEIKLDEAIETANENSAILKAAKEGYELSELTFKAVKAKYSTPNQYKYREQEIAVEQAAKSLDTVKNGVEMSVRSAYHSLITAEKQIKTYEKAVENAQKAYELTELSYNLGQNTSNDVTKARIDLMDAKKNLSKQVHAYNLALLDFKYSIGLGKNAIGGAL; encoded by the coding sequence ATGAAAAGACTTTTGTCACTTGCTTTAGTTGCTGTTATGCTTTTTTCAATGAGTATTATTACATATGCAGAGGATGATGCTGTTAAAGAATTCGATCCAAATAAAGAAATAGAACTGAATCTTAAACAAGCTACAGAATATGCTTTAAAAAATAGTAAGGATATGAAAATACAAGATTTAGAAATGAAGAGAGCAGAGCTTAAGTACGATCAAGATAGAAAGATATTGAGGGATTACAATGGAGCATCAGGAGAAGAACAAGATTTTATTAATTCAGAAATACTACCTAAAGAATATTTTGATTTGGGTATATTAGACAGACAAACTAAGCTTTCAAAGCAAATATCTATTTGGAACAAAGAAATAAAAGAAAATGAAATAAAATATAATGTAGAAAAAGCCTACTTTGATTTGTTACAGAGTGAAAAAGATATGGAAATAGCTAAGGAAGGTTTAGAGCTGGCAAACAGACAGTATGAACAGAGCAAAAAGATGTATGAGCTAGGTACTATTTCTCATCAACAGCTTTTATCAGTAGAGCTTGCAGTATCACAGGCTCAATCAGGCTTTGATATGGCTACAATGGGATACGAGCTGCAAAAGATGAGCTTTAATAATACCTTAGGACTATCTTTAGTCCAAAAGATAAAATTAACAGATAAAATAGAGTATAAAAAGCATGATGAAATTAAACTAGATGAAGCTATAGAAACTGCTAATGAAAATAGTGCAATACTAAAGGCTGCTAAAGAAGGATATGAGCTTTCTGAACTTACTTTTAAAGCGGTTAAAGCTAAATACTCTACTCCAAACCAATATAAGTACAGAGAACAAGAAATAGCAGTAGAACAGGCAGCTAAGAGTCTTGATACAGTTAAAAATGGAGTTGAAATGTCAGTAAGGTCTGCTTATCATAGTCTAATCACAGCTGAAAAGCAGATAAAGACCTATGAAAAAGCAGTGGAAAATGCCCAAAAAGCATATGAGCTAACCGAATTAAGCTATAATTTAGGTCAAAATACTTCAAATGATGTAACTAAGGCTAGGATAGACCTTATGGATGCTAAGAAAAACCTTTCAAAGCAAGTACATGCATATAATCTAGCATTATTAGATTTTAAATATAGCATAGGCTTAGGAAAAAATGCAATAGGCGGAGCGCTTTAA
- a CDS encoding S-layer homology domain-containing protein: MKRIIAVFIALILLSTATTSWAKPLDFAGGVNNEYEYEEIVFLTGKPVNFIGEVKVTEKEKDNELTVSYKFDLVPEDKSIEGSLKRTISYKTLYTPKNDKGQTIGQTELTKYSEKIIIDGDTFELKDYQLSHSEVIDQRPASDFYSGSIKGRKYYTVNKNQGSVTLNISGGDVGYENFWGSTETQLLNYTLNSTRNMAEDSNDTITWEGTVDVQVSDSLVKNLKYSDNQANLSSFDGGYIKTTSNEIVSRYEYNLPKMNGDEPNKKARNRGSISLSKNMVPKVERLVVPKFRDLGGHWAESQISKLYSLEVFDEVSQFFTPDIPISRLEFTKAVMKACNIRPTMEEKKKTTSSRRKKEVEESPFIDISTEDENYPYIKEAYEKGIAKGELSGKFEPERSLSKAEAVSILIRALGFENRAPAPGYYFTFSDGSQIPAWAKDSIYVARELGIIQGDNANNISPNKQMSRAEASSMLVRFLEFLEKDLQKDYRENIINY, encoded by the coding sequence ATGAAAAGAATCATAGCAGTATTTATCGCATTAATATTACTCTCTACAGCCACAACCTCATGGGCAAAACCCTTGGACTTTGCAGGCGGAGTAAACAATGAGTATGAATACGAAGAAATAGTATTCCTTACAGGTAAGCCAGTAAATTTTATAGGAGAAGTTAAAGTAACAGAAAAAGAAAAAGATAATGAATTAACAGTTTCATACAAATTTGACTTAGTTCCAGAGGACAAATCCATAGAAGGCTCTCTGAAAAGGACTATAAGCTATAAAACCCTATACACTCCTAAAAATGATAAGGGACAAACCATAGGGCAAACAGAATTAACAAAGTATAGCGAAAAAATAATCATAGACGGAGATACTTTTGAACTAAAGGACTATCAGCTATCCCATTCTGAAGTTATAGATCAGAGACCTGCATCAGATTTTTACTCAGGAAGCATAAAGGGAAGAAAGTATTACACTGTTAACAAAAATCAAGGAAGTGTAACTCTTAATATATCAGGAGGAGATGTAGGCTACGAAAATTTTTGGGGCAGTACAGAAACCCAGTTGCTAAACTATACTCTCAATTCCACTAGAAATATGGCTGAAGACAGCAATGATACTATCACATGGGAAGGCACAGTTGATGTACAAGTATCTGATAGCTTAGTAAAAAACCTTAAATACTCAGATAATCAAGCTAATCTATCCAGCTTTGACGGTGGATATATAAAGACTACCAGTAACGAAATAGTTTCTAGATATGAGTATAATTTGCCTAAGATGAATGGAGATGAACCTAATAAAAAGGCCAGAAATAGAGGAAGCATAAGTCTTTCAAAAAATATGGTTCCTAAGGTAGAACGACTAGTAGTACCTAAATTTAGAGATTTAGGAGGCCATTGGGCAGAAAGCCAGATAAGTAAGCTATACTCATTAGAAGTATTTGACGAAGTCTCACAGTTCTTTACACCTGACATACCTATATCAAGATTAGAGTTTACAAAAGCAGTCATGAAGGCTTGCAATATAAGACCTACAATGGAAGAAAAAAAGAAGACTACATCTAGTAGAAGAAAAAAAGAAGTTGAAGAATCACCATTTATAGATATATCAACAGAAGATGAAAACTATCCATATATTAAGGAAGCCTATGAAAAGGGTATAGCTAAAGGAGAGTTGTCTGGCAAGTTTGAGCCTGAAAGATCATTAAGCAAGGCAGAGGCTGTTTCCATACTCATAAGAGCCTTAGGCTTTGAAAACAGAGCGCCAGCACCAGGATATTATTTCACATTTTCTGACGGTTCCCAGATACCTGCATGGGCGAAGGATAGCATATACGTAGCTAGAGAGCTAGGTATCATACAAGGAGACAATGCTAACAACATTTCTCCAAACAAACAAATGTCAAGAGCCGAAGCTTCATCTATGCTAGTCAGATTCTTAGAGTTCTTAGAAAAAGATTTACAAAAAGATTATAGAGAAAATATAATAAATTATTAA